Proteins encoded in a region of the Gemmatimonadaceae bacterium genome:
- a CDS encoding helix-turn-helix domain-containing protein translates to MSDAVNLCPRFHVAVELIGGRWTGAIISCLLGGRARYNGLRAAIPEISDRMLSERLRALECEGLLTRTVVPESPVRVEYELTAKGRALQDSLDAIGKWATRWIGEADLNRAAGTKPPAPRERAPERSRAAASKRTTRPKAAKRR, encoded by the coding sequence ATGTCCGATGCCGTCAACCTCTGTCCCCGGTTTCACGTAGCCGTCGAGCTCATCGGCGGGCGCTGGACGGGCGCAATCATCAGCTGTCTACTTGGCGGTCGCGCGCGCTACAACGGGCTCCGGGCGGCGATCCCCGAGATCAGCGACCGGATGCTCTCCGAGCGTCTGCGGGCGCTCGAGTGCGAAGGGCTGCTGACTCGGACGGTCGTTCCCGAGTCGCCGGTGCGAGTTGAGTACGAGCTCACGGCGAAAGGCCGCGCCTTGCAGGACTCGCTCGACGCGATCGGGAAATGGGCGACACGGTGGATTGGCGAGGCCGACCTGAACCGCGCAGCGGGCACCAAGCCGCCCGCACCGCGAGAGCGCGCCCCGGAACGAAGCCGGGCCGCGGCGAGCAAACGCACCACTCGGCCCAAGGCCGCCAAGCGCCGCTGA
- a CDS encoding (2Fe-2S)-binding protein, translating to MVDIHVTVNGAPHHDEVEPRLLLVHYLRESLGLTGTHVGCDTSQCGACTVLLDGKSVKSCTVLAAQADGAEVTTIEGVASGGVMHPVQNAFHQEHGLQCGFCTPGMVMAAIDLLQRTPHPTDEQIRIGLGGNLCRCTGYHNIVKAVKAAAEKMAPAVAEEPPRQSIHTPIGVPIVH from the coding sequence ATGGTGGACATTCACGTTACGGTGAACGGTGCTCCGCACCACGACGAGGTTGAGCCGCGTCTTCTCCTCGTCCACTACCTTCGCGAGTCGCTCGGCCTAACGGGGACTCACGTCGGGTGCGACACGAGCCAGTGTGGCGCCTGTACCGTGTTGCTCGACGGCAAGTCCGTGAAGTCGTGCACCGTTCTCGCGGCGCAAGCCGACGGTGCCGAGGTCACGACGATCGAAGGGGTCGCGAGCGGCGGTGTCATGCACCCGGTGCAGAATGCCTTCCACCAGGAGCACGGTCTGCAATGCGGCTTCTGCACGCCGGGTATGGTCATGGCGGCGATCGACCTCCTGCAGCGCACGCCGCATCCAACGGATGAGCAGATTCGAATCGGCCTCGGGGGCAACCTCTGCCGTTGCACGGGCTATCACAACATCGTAAAGGCGGTCAAGGCCGCCGCGGAAAAAATGGCGCCCGCCGTTGCGGAGGAGCCGCCGCGCCAAAGCATTCACACGCCAATCGGCGTCCCCATCGTGCACTGA
- a CDS encoding ABC transporter permease — MSVIARDIRFGSRSLRKHLGLSAIAVFALTLGIGLTTTMFSIVYSVMMHGLPYRDADRIVSVFEQNLAQHAQRMDMSVHDYADFRSQQRSFSEIGAFYSGTVNVSGTEKAERYMGTWTTASMFEIAGVAPLLGRTFRAGEDTPGADHVVILSFATWKNRFAGDANVIGKTLRANGLPYTIVGVMPDRYGFPDDGALWLPLQLDPLALKRGDGQHLQIVAKLKPGVSIDVANTDANAIARRIAVEHKELNEGVSASVMKFIDGQLGPEPRQLLLTMLGAVFFVLLIACANVANLLLDRAAHRTKEVGIRTALGASRAAVVRQFLTEAFVLAVVGTGFGIAAAYFGVRTFNRAIAGTEPPFWLDIRLYPPVLLFAIGTSVLATFASGLLPALQASRTDIGEILKDDSRGASSFRIGRLSRALVVFEIALSCALLVAAGLMIKSVTKIRNIEPGFTTKNIFTARVGFPDAYTDTIGQRQFFEQLESRLTSIPGVDGVALTNELPGLGMGSGNFAIEGASYTKDADYPRAGSYAVTAGFFPTFGMAAVRGRSFTSADRRDALPTAIVNQAFVAKYFPGGDPIGRRIRLGASRSTDTWMTIVGVVPNTYSGNPDQMRPPFIFMPVSQHPNRFLSMAVRTAAAPMAITPQVRDVVGSINRDIPIYYVYSMTEAITRNLWFVRVFGTMFMIFGAIALFLAGVGLYAVMAFSVGRRTREVGIRMALGAKAADVVGMVMRQGLWQLGAGMAAGLTLALGVAQLMKVVLFDVQPRDPAIFGLVVAVLSIAGLLACLIPAQRATRVDPLVALRSE, encoded by the coding sequence ATGTCCGTCATCGCCCGCGACATCCGCTTCGGCAGCCGCTCCCTGCGCAAACATCTCGGCCTCAGCGCCATTGCCGTGTTCGCGCTCACGCTCGGCATCGGTCTCACGACGACGATGTTCAGCATCGTCTATAGTGTGATGATGCACGGCCTGCCTTACCGCGATGCCGATCGCATCGTCTCCGTGTTCGAGCAGAATCTCGCGCAGCATGCGCAGCGAATGGATATGTCCGTGCACGATTACGCGGACTTTCGCAGCCAGCAGCGCAGCTTCTCCGAGATTGGCGCCTTCTACTCGGGAACGGTGAACGTGAGCGGCACGGAGAAAGCCGAGCGGTACATGGGAACGTGGACCACCGCGTCGATGTTCGAGATTGCGGGCGTGGCGCCCCTGCTTGGCCGAACCTTCCGAGCGGGTGAGGACACGCCCGGTGCCGATCACGTGGTCATACTGAGTTTTGCAACGTGGAAGAACCGATTCGCGGGGGACGCGAACGTCATCGGAAAGACGCTCCGCGCCAACGGATTGCCCTACACCATCGTCGGCGTGATGCCGGATCGCTACGGTTTTCCGGACGACGGCGCGCTCTGGCTTCCCTTGCAGCTCGATCCGCTCGCGCTGAAGCGGGGCGACGGGCAGCATCTGCAGATCGTAGCGAAGCTCAAGCCGGGCGTATCGATCGATGTCGCCAATACTGACGCGAACGCCATCGCGCGGCGCATCGCGGTCGAGCACAAGGAGCTCAACGAGGGCGTGAGCGCCAGCGTGATGAAATTCATCGATGGTCAGCTTGGACCGGAACCGCGTCAACTGCTCCTCACCATGCTCGGCGCGGTGTTTTTCGTGCTCCTGATTGCGTGCGCGAACGTTGCCAATTTGCTGCTCGACCGAGCGGCCCACCGCACCAAGGAAGTTGGGATTCGCACGGCGCTGGGGGCCTCACGAGCAGCCGTCGTGAGGCAATTCCTCACCGAGGCGTTCGTGCTTGCCGTCGTCGGCACTGGGTTCGGCATCGCCGCCGCGTATTTCGGCGTGCGTACGTTCAACCGTGCGATCGCGGGCACAGAGCCTCCGTTCTGGCTCGACATCCGGCTGTATCCGCCCGTGCTGCTCTTCGCGATTGGCACGTCGGTGCTGGCGACGTTCGCGTCGGGACTCTTACCGGCACTGCAGGCCTCGCGTACGGACATCGGCGAAATCCTGAAGGACGACTCCCGCGGCGCGTCGAGCTTCCGAATCGGCCGGTTGAGCCGCGCGCTCGTCGTGTTCGAGATTGCGCTCTCGTGCGCCCTGCTCGTCGCGGCGGGGTTGATGATCAAGAGTGTTACGAAGATACGCAACATCGAGCCTGGCTTCACGACGAAGAACATCTTCACCGCGCGCGTCGGCTTTCCCGATGCCTATACCGATACGATCGGCCAGCGCCAGTTCTTCGAGCAGCTCGAGTCGCGCCTAACGAGCATACCCGGCGTCGACGGTGTGGCCTTGACGAACGAGCTGCCAGGGCTCGGCATGGGCAGCGGCAATTTCGCGATCGAGGGCGCGAGTTACACGAAGGATGCCGACTATCCGCGCGCCGGGTCGTACGCGGTGACGGCCGGGTTCTTCCCAACGTTCGGTATGGCTGCCGTGCGAGGACGGAGCTTCACGTCCGCCGACCGGCGCGACGCACTGCCAACGGCAATCGTGAATCAGGCGTTCGTCGCAAAGTACTTCCCGGGAGGCGATCCCATCGGTCGTCGAATCCGGCTCGGCGCGTCGCGCAGCACCGATACATGGATGACGATCGTCGGAGTCGTGCCGAACACGTACTCGGGCAACCCCGACCAGATGCGTCCGCCGTTCATCTTCATGCCGGTGTCACAGCACCCTAACCGCTTCCTGAGCATGGCGGTGCGGACCGCAGCGGCACCGATGGCGATCACGCCGCAAGTGCGCGACGTCGTCGGCTCGATCAATCGTGACATTCCGATCTACTACGTGTATTCGATGACGGAGGCGATCACGCGCAATCTCTGGTTCGTTCGTGTGTTCGGCACGATGTTCATGATTTTCGGTGCGATCGCGCTGTTCCTGGCAGGCGTTGGTCTCTACGCCGTGATGGCGTTCTCGGTCGGACGTCGCACGCGCGAGGTCGGGATTCGCATGGCACTCGGCGCGAAGGCAGCGGATGTCGTCGGAATGGTGATGCGCCAGGGCCTCTGGCAGCTCGGCGCTGGCATGGCCGCCGGCTTGACACTCGCGTTAGGCGTCGCCCAGCTGATGAAGGTCGTGCTCTTCGACGTGCAGCCGCGCGATCCGGCGATCTTCGGGCTGGTGGTGGCGGTGTTGTCGATCGCGGGACTGCTGGCGTGCTTGATCCCGGCGCAGCGCGCGACTCGTGTCGATCCGCTCGTGGCGCTCAGGAGTGAGTAG
- a CDS encoding PadR family transcriptional regulator: protein MASIPDLDLLRGTLDLLVLKTLSWGPMHGLAVLHQIEDVTGQRLQIEEGALYPALHRMEQRGWLDAEWGYTERNRKAKFYCLTAVGRRRLTAELLKWSRYTEAVGLLLAHEGAR from the coding sequence ATGGCGTCCATTCCCGACCTCGATCTCTTACGCGGCACGCTCGACCTGCTCGTGCTCAAGACCCTGAGCTGGGGGCCGATGCACGGTCTCGCGGTCCTTCATCAAATCGAGGACGTCACGGGACAGCGGCTCCAGATCGAGGAAGGCGCTCTGTACCCTGCCCTGCATCGGATGGAACAGCGGGGTTGGCTGGACGCCGAGTGGGGATACACGGAGCGCAATCGTAAGGCAAAGTTTTATTGCCTAACGGCTGTCGGTCGCCGGCGGCTCACCGCCGAACTGCTCAAGTGGTCGCGCTATACGGAAGCAGTCGGACTGCTGCTCGCTCATGAGGGCGCGCGATGA
- a CDS encoding ABC transporter permease, with the protein MKRDSGRRRVFRIPFSRRGLDRDVDAELRFHLEGRIEELMAMGMSRDEASVEARQRFGDLDSHRRELRAIDEEMQKMRQRLEFTDTVGRELKYAVRTLGRSRTFAAMAFVTLALGLGAAMAIFTILDAVVLRPLPYAHGDRLVALSSPVPGIKAAPVWGLARHEMYYFKRESHTLEDLGIYRTELATLTGDGGATQPERAPAAYVSASLFGVLGIVPERGRLLNPDDNLRATDTLDAALMSHGLWERRYAGDTTIVGKRIDLDGYPVTVVGVLPPSAQLPDYKVDLWLPLDMNPASPARSNHIFSVIGRMRRGVDIANAQRELTALTARFPTAFPNVYTPKMMEGTGFTTLVKSLRDDVVGSLVTKSIWILFAAVIVVLLIAAANVANLFLVRVETRRLEAAVRSAIGASRGALAVHSLAESLVLTGMAALGAIGVAWAGLHFLVALAPSDLPRLDEVHLGWTGFAFTIVCALVAGITLGLLPSLRGQVDLAMLREGGRGSTGAPRRLATRNILVTSQMALALILLTAAGLLVRSLRNLRGVHPGFDPTNVMTMSLSLPNGRYRSPQIANAFFEQLAARVRALPGVLSVGFGGALPLESSELCTGAVVDVPGPSGERSDCVQMMQVTPGYFETLRIPLRGHAPDWPENDRGGASAVVSEAFANRFWPNEDAINRGVKCCNGMPPFYRISGVTGPVRTHGLDRSPGQVVYFPMIPFARNPGIEGLPLFMRLVVRTAAGMSNSVLPAIRRAVNEIDPQVPISDIAPMEQLLAQSLARRSFTMMLLAAAAALALVLSAVGIYGVISYVVAQRRSEIGIRMALGARAEDVRGMVVRQSLVLAGIGVLIGLACALATTRVLGALLFGVSPNDPLVLICATLLLVILATVASYAPAVRASRVDPVEALRG; encoded by the coding sequence ATGAAGCGCGATTCCGGGCGCCGACGCGTCTTCCGGATTCCATTCTCGCGGCGCGGGCTCGACCGCGACGTCGACGCCGAGCTCCGGTTCCATCTCGAGGGGCGGATCGAGGAGCTGATGGCGATGGGCATGTCACGCGACGAAGCCAGCGTCGAGGCGCGGCAGCGATTTGGTGACTTGGATTCGCATCGGCGCGAGCTGCGCGCCATCGATGAGGAGATGCAGAAGATGCGACAACGTCTCGAATTCACGGATACCGTTGGCCGGGAGTTGAAGTACGCGGTCCGCACCCTCGGTCGAAGCAGAACTTTTGCGGCGATGGCCTTCGTGACGCTCGCGTTAGGCCTCGGCGCGGCGATGGCGATCTTCACGATTCTCGACGCCGTGGTACTTCGGCCCCTTCCCTACGCGCACGGCGATCGTCTGGTGGCGCTCTCGTCCCCGGTGCCTGGCATCAAAGCGGCACCCGTGTGGGGACTCGCTCGACACGAGATGTACTACTTCAAACGAGAGAGTCACACGCTCGAGGATCTCGGTATCTACCGGACCGAGCTCGCGACGCTGACGGGCGACGGCGGCGCGACACAGCCAGAGCGCGCGCCCGCGGCGTATGTGAGCGCGAGTCTGTTCGGCGTCCTCGGTATAGTGCCGGAACGCGGAAGACTACTGAATCCGGACGACAATCTGCGAGCGACAGACACCCTCGACGCTGCATTGATGAGCCACGGCCTATGGGAGCGTCGGTACGCCGGCGATACGACGATAGTGGGAAAGCGAATCGATCTCGACGGCTACCCGGTCACGGTCGTTGGCGTATTGCCGCCGAGCGCGCAGTTACCGGATTACAAGGTCGACTTGTGGCTGCCGCTCGACATGAATCCGGCTTCGCCGGCGCGCAGCAATCACATCTTCAGCGTGATTGGTCGAATGCGACGGGGAGTGGACATCGCGAACGCGCAACGAGAGCTCACGGCGCTGACCGCACGGTTCCCGACGGCGTTTCCCAACGTCTACACACCGAAAATGATGGAAGGAACGGGCTTCACAACGCTCGTGAAGTCGCTCCGCGACGATGTCGTTGGAAGTTTGGTGACCAAGTCGATCTGGATTCTCTTCGCGGCAGTGATCGTGGTACTCCTCATCGCGGCCGCGAATGTCGCCAACCTTTTTCTCGTTCGCGTGGAGACGCGGCGCCTCGAGGCGGCGGTACGTAGCGCGATCGGCGCGAGTCGCGGCGCTTTGGCGGTACACTCTCTCGCCGAGAGCCTGGTGCTCACCGGAATGGCCGCGTTAGGCGCGATCGGCGTCGCGTGGGCGGGGCTGCACTTTCTCGTCGCGCTCGCGCCATCCGACCTCCCGCGCCTAGACGAAGTTCATCTGGGTTGGACAGGCTTCGCCTTCACCATCGTCTGCGCGCTCGTCGCCGGGATCACTCTCGGGCTTTTGCCCTCGCTCCGCGGTCAGGTCGACCTGGCCATGCTTCGTGAGGGAGGGCGCGGCTCGACGGGTGCGCCGCGGCGGCTCGCCACGCGCAACATACTCGTCACATCGCAGATGGCACTCGCGCTCATCTTGCTGACGGCGGCGGGACTTCTCGTCAGAAGCCTGAGAAACCTGCGTGGCGTTCACCCTGGCTTCGACCCGACGAACGTCATGACGATGTCGCTCTCGTTGCCTAACGGGCGCTATCGCTCGCCCCAGATCGCGAACGCCTTCTTCGAGCAGCTCGCGGCACGCGTTCGCGCACTCCCTGGCGTGCTCTCCGTCGGTTTCGGCGGCGCCCTGCCGCTCGAGAGCTCCGAGCTCTGCACGGGCGCGGTCGTCGACGTTCCCGGACCCTCGGGCGAACGCAGCGATTGCGTGCAGATGATGCAGGTGACCCCCGGTTACTTCGAGACGTTGCGGATTCCGCTCCGCGGCCATGCTCCCGATTGGCCCGAAAATGATCGCGGCGGGGCGAGCGCCGTGGTCAGCGAAGCTTTCGCGAATCGATTCTGGCCTAACGAGGACGCGATCAATCGTGGCGTCAAGTGCTGCAACGGGATGCCGCCGTTCTATCGCATCTCGGGCGTTACGGGACCCGTACGGACGCACGGACTCGACCGATCCCCTGGGCAAGTCGTGTACTTCCCGATGATTCCTTTCGCCAGGAATCCCGGCATCGAAGGCCTTCCGCTGTTCATGCGATTGGTCGTACGGACGGCAGCTGGCATGTCGAACAGTGTGCTGCCGGCTATTCGCCGTGCCGTGAATGAGATCGATCCGCAGGTTCCGATCAGCGACATCGCGCCGATGGAGCAGTTGCTTGCCCAATCGCTGGCGCGGCGCTCGTTCACGATGATGCTCCTTGCAGCCGCCGCCGCGCTGGCCCTCGTGCTGAGCGCCGTGGGCATCTACGGCGTCATCTCGTACGTCGTCGCGCAGCGGCGCAGCGAGATCGGCATCCGCATGGCGCTCGGGGCGCGCGCCGAGGACGTGCGGGGGATGGTCGTCAGGCAATCGCTCGTGCTGGCGGGCATCGGCGTGTTGATTGGACTCGCCTGTGCGTTGGCGACGACGCGCGTGCTGGGTGCGCTGCTTTTCGGCGTCAGCCCGAACGACCCGCTGGTCCTGATCTGCGCGACGCTGCTGCTGGTGATACTTGCAACGGTTGCGAGCTACGCCCCCGCCGTGCGCGCGTCACGTGTCGATCCCGTGGAAGCGCTTCGAGGTTGA
- a CDS encoding YceI family protein → MTTTATPATGVTTWTIDPTHSLVEFAVKHLMISTVKGRFADVKGAIRYDESEPKQSRVEIEIPIATITTQNEQRDNHLRSPDFFDAEHHPTMTFKSKRIDGDLQGEFKLIGDLTIRGNTREVTFDAEFQGRGRDPWGGERMGFAANGKINRKEFGLHWNQALDAGGWVLGDDIKMSIEVELVKQA, encoded by the coding sequence ATGACTACTACTGCCACGCCCGCCACCGGCGTCACCACGTGGACGATCGATCCGACGCACTCACTGGTCGAGTTCGCGGTCAAGCATCTGATGATCTCCACCGTGAAGGGCCGTTTCGCAGACGTGAAAGGCGCAATCCGCTACGACGAATCCGAGCCAAAGCAATCGCGGGTCGAGATCGAGATCCCGATCGCGACGATCACGACGCAGAACGAGCAGCGCGACAATCACCTCCGCTCACCCGACTTCTTCGACGCCGAGCATCACCCCACGATGACGTTCAAAAGCAAGCGTATCGATGGCGACCTCCAGGGCGAGTTCAAGCTCATCGGGGACCTAACGATTCGTGGGAACACGCGCGAAGTCACGTTCGACGCCGAGTTCCAGGGGCGGGGCCGTGATCCGTGGGGCGGGGAGCGCATGGGCTTCGCCGCGAACGGCAAGATCAACCGCAAGGAGTTTGGCTTGCACTGGAATCAGGCGCTCGATGCCGGCGGCTGGGTGCTCGGCGACGACATCAAGATGTCGATAGAGGTCGAGTTGGTGAAGCAGGCGTAA